The following coding sequences lie in one Cannabis sativa cultivar Pink pepper isolate KNU-18-1 chromosome 5, ASM2916894v1, whole genome shotgun sequence genomic window:
- the LOC133037710 gene encoding GRF1-interacting factor 1-like isoform X1: MLNGATPPPSLPITNFNFSTERIQMCLEENKELILAIMENQNQGKFNECAPYRAKLQNNLMFLSNLADTLTKQPDVVSPPQPQMQAQSTMQQLQHHPQAAMSQQQQHQQQQHQQQQQALFLHQQQFNQAQKAMQMGAGMGNSQESLGAGHAGNYIGKPGFGNDGTSNFLGKSFGYNHGGE, encoded by the exons ATGTTGAATGGGGCTACACCACCACCTTCTCTTCCTATTACCAACTTCAACTTCAGCACCGAAAGGATTCAAATG TGCTTAGAGGAGAATAAAGAGTTGATTCTAGCTATAATGGAGAATCAAAATCAGGGAAAATTCAACGAATGTGCCCC GTATCGAGCTAAACTTCAAAACAACTTGATGTTTCTAAGCAATCTTGCTGATACACTAACCAAACAACCAGATGTGGTGTCTCCTCCTCAACCCCAA ATGCAAGCTCAGTCAACAATGCAACAATTGCAGCATCATCCTCAAGCAGCAATGTctcaacaacagcaacatcagcAACAGCAGcatcagcagcagcagcaggCGCTTTTCCTCCATCAACAGCAGTTCAACCAAGCTCAAAAGGCCATGCAAATGGGAGCAGGAATGGGAAACAGTCAAGAGAGCTTAGGAGCTGGTCACGCCGGGAATTATATAGGGAAACCGGGTTTTGGAAATGATGGCACCAGTAATTTTCTAGGGAAGTCTTTCGGGTACAATCACGGTGGAGAATGA
- the LOC133037710 gene encoding uncharacterized protein LOC133037710 isoform X2, which produces MGLHHHLLFLLPTSTSAPKGFKWYRAKLQNNLMFLSNLADTLTKQPDVVSPPQPQMQAQSTMQQLQHHPQAAMSQQQQHQQQQHQQQQQALFLHQQQFNQAQKAMQMGAGMGNSQESLGAGHAGNYIGKPGFGNDGTSNFLGKSFGYNHGGE; this is translated from the exons ATGGGGCTACACCACCACCTTCTCTTCCTATTACCAACTTCAACTTCAGCACCGAAAGGATTCAAATG GTATCGAGCTAAACTTCAAAACAACTTGATGTTTCTAAGCAATCTTGCTGATACACTAACCAAACAACCAGATGTGGTGTCTCCTCCTCAACCCCAA ATGCAAGCTCAGTCAACAATGCAACAATTGCAGCATCATCCTCAAGCAGCAATGTctcaacaacagcaacatcagcAACAGCAGcatcagcagcagcagcaggCGCTTTTCCTCCATCAACAGCAGTTCAACCAAGCTCAAAAGGCCATGCAAATGGGAGCAGGAATGGGAAACAGTCAAGAGAGCTTAGGAGCTGGTCACGCCGGGAATTATATAGGGAAACCGGGTTTTGGAAATGATGGCACCAGTAATTTTCTAGGGAAGTCTTTCGGGTACAATCACGGTGGAGAATGA
- the LOC133037711 gene encoding uncharacterized protein LOC133037711, which yields MGYVLRVRAASFFAGAAAASFLGIYILHNDYKVAHEAISQQMKGLHESLDRRVSALEKLKQNEALQPAEATD from the exons ATGGGTTACGTTCTGAGAGTACGAGCTGCGTCATTCTTTGCAGGGGCTGCGGCGGCGTCGTTTTTGGGGATTTACATTCTTCATAACGATTACAAGGTTGCCCATGAAGCAATTTCTCAACAG ATGAAAGGTTTGCACGAGTCATTGGATAGACGAGTTTCGGCTCTAGAAAAGTTGAAACAAAATGAAGCTTTGCAGCCTGCAGAAGCAACTGACTAG